The genomic segment GCCGAGCGCATCGCTGAGATCGTTGCCCTTGGCCGGAAGATAGAGCGCTGCGATCGCCGGCGTGAGGAATCCGTCTATGAGCGCCGCAATCACCAAGGCGAATCCCCACGCGCCGAACGCGATCGACGCCGCAAGCACCGCCTGTTGATCGATTCCGCGACGGATTGTGAAGACCGACATGGCGAACGACACCGCAAAGATCAACAGCAGTAGCACGCCATGAACGCCCTCATCTTGAGGCGCGAGCGCCGAGATCCTGCGCATGAGATCGGCGGCCGGGGCGGTTCCCGCGACCGGGTGTAGCGCCAGCGCCCCAAGAATCAGCGCCGAGCTGACAAGAAGAATGACGCCGGCGAGTTTCCCCGACGGACGCGGAGGGGGCTGCGTTATTGCCATACGGGTGACAGGATAACACGATGAAGCGCACTTCCAATGGACAGACGAGGCGACATGTCCGTAACGATCGCGTCCGCGTCAGCGTGCTCGAGGAGTTCGCAAAGGTCGTCGTCAGTATTCCGTATCCAGAGCTATCCGTGAAGCGCATCGCACGAGCGGCGCGGGTGGGCCGGTCGAGCTTCTACGAGCATTTCGAAGCCAAAGACGATCTGCTGCGCCAGAGTCTCGCGCCGTTGCTGCGAATACTTGCGCTGGCCGGCTGCGGGCGCGGAAACCTCGCTCAAACGCAAGCGGTGCTGGAGCATTTTCAGGAGCATCGCGAGCGCGCGCTGGCGATATTTGCGATTGAAGCGCACGACGCGGTGTTGTGCGCTCTCGCAGACCTGCTCGAGGAAGAGCTCGAAAGATCGCAGGTTGCCCCGTTACAGACGCTGCGGCTGCGAGCGATCCATATCGCCGGCGGGCAGCTAACGGCGATCACCGATTGGCTGCGCGACGATCGCGGAGTAAAAGCGGCGGCGCTCGCGCAGATAATTTCTTTGGTTTCAGGATGACAGCGGAGAGACCCGTATCCTTTCAGCGGACATAATCGTCTTCATAACAGCACCGAGCTGTTCGAAGGGGATAAAATGACCGATGAAGTCGGCGTGGCGATCGTCGGTGGCTTGCGAGGGGATCTCGCCGAGGGAGTCGCCGCGATCGGGGTGACCGGTGAAGGCGTCGAGCCGTTGGGGTGAAGATGGAAGATCAGACGCGCGCGCTGTTGCCGGCGATGATGGAGGCGCGCGACCAATTCATGGAGCTCGTCGAAGAAATTCGCCCGGAACTCCATCGGTACTCCGCGCGCATGACCGGGTCGATCTTCGATGGCGAAGACGTCGTTCAAGAGACTTTGGCAAAAGCGTATTACGCTCTTGGCCAGATGGTGCAGCCGCCTAACCTCAGACCCTGGCTCTTCCGGATCGCACATAACACGGCTATGGATTTTATCAAACGCTACGAACGCCAACACGTGGATTCCGTTGCGGACGTCCCAGACCGCGCAGCGCTCGAAGAATCCAGCGTTGATCCTGCACTTGTGGAAGCGGCGCTGACGGTTTTTGCAGACCTGCCGCCGACGCAGCGCAGTGCCGCGATCCTCAAAGATGTGCTCGGACAATCGCTCGAGGAAACCGCGAACACGATGGGAACGACCGTCGGTGCGGTCAAGGCCGCGTTGTCGAGGGCGCGTGCGAATATCGCAAGGACGCCGCGCGCGCGTCTTGCTGAAGCGACGCAATCCGTCACTGCCGAAACGCGGATGACGTTGCGGCGCTACGCCGATCTCTTCAACGCCCACGACTGGGACGCGCTGCGGCAGCTGCTCGCAGCGGAATCGCGCCTCGAGGTGGTTTCGCGCGTGCAGCATCCACGTGCGGTGGACGCGGGATACTACGATCGCTATGCTGGGTACACGAAGACCGAAGACCTCCGCGCGGAAGCGGGCTTCGTGGACGGCGTTCCGGTGATCGCGATCTTCAGTCCGCCATCGCGCCGAGATCCTTCGTACTTCGTCGTGCTCGGAATTAGCGCGGGCCGCGTCTCGCTCATCCGCGACTACCGCTACATCCCATACATCACGAACGACGCGCGTTACGCGGCATTCGGCGGCG from the Candidatus Eremiobacteraceae bacterium genome contains:
- a CDS encoding sigma-70 family RNA polymerase sigma factor, with the protein product MEDQTRALLPAMMEARDQFMELVEEIRPELHRYSARMTGSIFDGEDVVQETLAKAYYALGQMVQPPNLRPWLFRIAHNTAMDFIKRYERQHVDSVADVPDRAALEESSVDPALVEAALTVFADLPPTQRSAAILKDVLGQSLEETANTMGTTVGAVKAALSRARANIARTPRARLAEATQSVTAETRMTLRRYADLFNAHDWDALRQLLAAESRLEVVSRVQHPRAVDAGYYDRYAGYTKTEDLRAEAGFVDGVPVIAIFSPPSRRDPSYFVVLGISAGRVSLIRDYRYIPYITNDARYAAFGGADG
- a CDS encoding helix-turn-helix domain-containing protein; the protein is MKRTSNGQTRRHVRNDRVRVSVLEEFAKVVVSIPYPELSVKRIARAARVGRSSFYEHFEAKDDLLRQSLAPLLRILALAGCGRGNLAQTQAVLEHFQEHRERALAIFAIEAHDAVLCALADLLEEELERSQVAPLQTLRLRAIHIAGGQLTAITDWLRDDRGVKAAALAQIISLVSG